The genome window GTGGGGTGTCGTGCAGTTGTGGGGCGGGGAACCACACGTCGAGCACGGTGCCGTCGTGAGTAAGGGTGGCTATTCCTTGAGCAGAAGCAGAAGTCATGCCTTTGAACCTACCTGAGTGGAACCACGGTTCGTGAGAAAGGACAGCACAATGAGTACGGCCATCATCACGAGCACGGAGAAAATCTGGGAGCGGGAACCATCGTCAAAGAGCATGAGGACCACGAAGGCCAGGAGCGCGGCGATGGTGCCCCAACCCAACCAGGGGTAGCCCCATACCCGCACGGTAGAGAGTTCCCCGTTGCGCTCTAACTGTGGGTGGAGTTTGAGGTAACTAGCCGCCACCATGATCCAGATAACGATGAGGATGCCACCCACGGCGTTGAGGAGGAAGTCCAGCAGGCCGGTGGGATTCCACCACTGCAAGCCCACCGAGGCGAAGGCAAAAACCATGGAGAGCAGCACCGCGTTGAAGGGCACGTTGTCCTTGCTCAGTTTGCCCAGTGCGGCGGGGGCATGGCCCTCGGCGGCCAGGGAGTAGGCCATGCGGGAGCTGGCGTAAATCTGAGCGTTAAAGGCGGAAAGCAGGGAAACCACGATCACGGCCTCCATGAAGCCCACCACGCCGGGAATATCGGCAATCTTGAGCACCTGGGTGAAGGGAGACTCTGCGGCCGTTTCCGCGCCGCCTATCTGGGAGGCGGGAAGCAGGAAGGTAATGACCAAGACGGAGCCAAGGTAGAACAGGCCGATACGCCACAGGGTAGAGCGAATGGCGGTTTTGATGGCGTGCTGCGGGTTCTCTGATTCCGCTGCCGCGATAGTCACGATCTCAATGCCGCCGAAGGCGAAGGCCACGGCCAGCAAGCCTGCGGCCAGGCCGGGAATACCGTTGGGCATGAAGCCGCCATCTCCCAAAAAGTGCTGAGTACCCACGAAGTCATGGCCGGGGAGAATCCCGAAGATAAGCAGAACGCCCAGAACCAGGAAGAGGATAATCACGCTGACCTTGATGAAAGCGAACCAGAACTCGAACTCGCCAAAGCCGCTGACCTTTGCCAAGTTGATGATGGCAAACAGGGTGACGCACACCAGCGCGGGTATCCAGGGTTCCACGCCAAACCATGAGGCCATGATGGCGGCGGCGCCGGTCATTTCCGCGCCCAGCACCATGATCATCATGAACCAGAATAACCAACCCAGGGTGAAACCGGCCCACGGGCCGAAAGCCGCGCGCGCGTAGGTGGCAAAGGAACCGGGGGCGGGGCGGGCGGCGGCCATTTCCCCCAGCATGTACATCACGGCCATGACCACGGCCCCGGCGATGATGTAGGCGAGCAGAATGGAGGGGCCGGCGGCACGGATTCCCACTCCGGTACCCAGGAAGAGTCCGGCGCCGATGGCAGAACCGAGACCCATCATGGTGAGGTGGCGGGTTTTTAGCCCGCTCCCCAACTGTGTTGCGTCGTTCTGGTTAGTCATTAGTGATCCTTTTGCTGGGAGCTTTCTACGTGCTTAGTGATGTGCGGTTCCGCTTAATGTAGCCGGTCGGCGCGTGAAAAACGCTATCGCCAGGATGACACCGCAGATCACCAGCACGGCATATACCTGCGTGCGGGCGGCGGCGTCGGCAAGCATGAGCGTCACGATGGCGATGACAGCCAGCAGAGTTCCCCACGCGGCCCACGGATAACCCCACATTTCCACACCGGCGATCTCTCCATTGCGCACTAACTGGGGGTGCAGACGCAAATATGAGGCGATGATGGATACCCAGATCACCACGAGGCAACCTCCCACGGCGTTGAGGAGGAAATCCAGTAGGCCGGTGGGATTCCACCATTGCAGCCCCACCGAGGCGAAGGCGAAGAATACGGAGAGTAAAAGTGCGGGCGTGGGGACCTGATTATTCCCGGTACGCGCGAAGATCGCGGGGGCATCGCCACGTTGGGCCAGGGAGTAACAGAGGCGGGAGGAACCGTAAAGTTGTGCGTTGAATGCGGAGAGAAGAGCCACCACAATCACCACTTCCATGAATCCCACCACGCCGGGAATCTGTGCTTGTTCTAGCACTAGGGTGTAGGGAGAATCGGCCGCGCTATTGGCACCTCCGAGCGTGTCAAAGGGGAGCAGGAAGGCGATGACCAGCACCGAGCCGATATAGAAGATACCGATGCGCCAGATCACGGAATTGACCGCCGTGGTGATGGAACGCTGCGGATCCTCGGACTCGGCGGCCGCGATGGTGACCATCTCAATGCCGCCGAAAGCAAAGGCCACGGCGAGAAGCCCCGCGGCTACGCCAGACCAGCCGTGAGGCATGAAGCCATGCTCGCCCAGAAAATTCTGAGTGCCCACAAAACTGTGTCCGGGCAGCCCACCAAAAATAAGGAGCGCGCCGATGACCAAGAAAGCGATAATCACCGCCACCTTGATAAAGGCAAACCAAAACTCAAATTCACCAAAACCCCGCACGGAAAGGAGATTGACGGCCGCCAGAATCACCACGGAGACAAGAGCCGGAATCCAAGCGGGCACCCCAAACCATGAGGCCATGATGGCGGCGGCGCCGGTCATTTCCGCGCCCATAATCATCACCATCATGAACCAATACAACCAGCCCACGCTAAACCCTGCCCACCGGCCAAAGGCTTGCTCAGCATAATCGGAAAAGGAACCAGAGGAGGGGCGGGCGGCTACCATTTCCCCGAGCATGCGCATGATAAGCACAGTGATGATGCCCGTGATGAGGTAGGCGATGAGCACCGCGGGGCCAGCGGCGCGTATCCCTACCCCGGTGCCTAAAAAGAGGCCGGCACCGATGGCGGACCCCAGGCCCATCATGGTGAGGTGTCGGGTGCGTAGGCCGTGGCCCAGGCCGGTGTTTGTCGAGGTGGACATGCACAAACTGTATAACTGCCGCGTGACCACCTCCCACCGGGTACCCCCTTTTGTTCGATAACGGGGGAGGAAAAAGGGGGTGAAATGGCGGACGGTGTCCCGCCAGCCCTCTACGCTCGGTGGGCATGAACGCTTCATTGGATTCTTCTTCCGGCTCTTCCACCCATGCCTCTACCCGCACTTCCCCCCACCGTGAGCACAAAGCTGACGGCGGCAATGCTGAAAACGGTTTTGGGCAGGCGCAGCTCCTTGACCTTACGGGCGATCCGATCGCGCTCACCGCCGCGCTCGTGGACATCGCCAGCCCTTCCCACCACGAGGAAGATATTGCCAACGCGCTAGAAAGCGCCTTACGCGCCACGGTGCCTCCCGAGGTGGAAGTGCTGCGATATCACAATAATGTGTTGGCCCGCACCCATCGAGGGCTGGGATCAAGGGTCATTCTGGCGGGGCACCTTGATACGGTGCCGCTGGCGGATAACGTTCCCCACCGCAGGGGCGAGGATGCACAGGGGCGGGACACCCTCTTTGGCTGCGGAACGGTGGATATGAAGTCCGGTTTAGCGGTATATGCGCAGGCTTTTGCTTCCTTAGCCGGGGCAGAAAACCTGCGCCACGATCTCACCTTCATCGCCTATGAGGGGGAGGAAGTGGCCACTGAGTTTAATGGTTTGGGGCACATTGAAAAGGAGCATCCGGAGTGGTTGCGTGGTGATATAGCGCTCTTGGGTGAGCCCTCCGGGGGCATGATCGAGGCGGGTTGCCAGGGCTCCATTCGGTTGCGGGTGCAGGCTACCGGCGCTCGCGCTCATTCGGCGCGCGCTTGGTTGGGGGATAACGCCATCCACCGGCTCAGTCCCGTCATAGAAAGGATTGCGCAATACACCCCGCGTGAGGCCGTGGAGATAGATGGTTGCGTGTATAGGGAGGGGCTCAACGTGGTGCGCCTAGAGGCGGGTGTGGCTAATAACACGATTCCTGATGAAGCGTGGTTCTTTGTGAACTTCCGCTTTGCTCCCGATCGCACCAGCGAGCAGGCCATGGAACATCTGCTGGAGGTACTGGGAATTGAGGGGGAGGAGAACCTGAGCTACGAGGTGGATGACGTGGCCGGAGCGGCGGCACCGGGATTGGGTGCCCCGGCGGCGCAGGACCTGGTGCAGGCCGTGGGCGGGCAGGTACGCGCGAAGTATGGCTGGACCGATGTGTCTCGGTTTGGACAGTTGGGGATTCCGGCGGTGAACTTTGGGTGTGGAGATCCCGGATACGCGCATAAGAAGGATGAGCAGTGCCCCGTGGAGCACATCAGTGCGGTGTCCGAGGTATTGCACAGGTATCTCACGGGTGCTTGATGAGGAGAGCGGTGGAGCGAGATAGCTCACTCCGGTGATCCTTGCAGGGTAATTCTTGCAGTGTAATCCCGATTGGGTGATTCTTCCCAGGCGTTCCGCGCGCCGATTCTAGGAGAAAGGTGGTTCTGGTGGCCTGTTTTGAAAGATCGGGAGAGGGCACTCGTGCGCCAATCCACGGTGAGCGGGCGCTACGTGGTGAGCGAGCACTATGGGGAAGCTGAGAATCCCAATACCCTGCTGTCTCGTCCCGTGCGACGGAGCACCGCACCATAAGGGATTCAAGAAAATTGCGGAAATGACAACAAGCAGCAAAGCCCGCTGTGGGGCATGGGGATTCAGTATCGGCTAGGTTCGGAGGTTGTGTCAGACAAGATGGAAGAAATGAGTTCTCAGACCGAAAGCGATAAGAAAGAGGCACTAACCTCCGGCGAGCACGCTGGTGCATACGCCAGCGAGAACGTCCGCGACAATACCGGCGGCGACAATATCGGTGGTGATGAGAAGCCGGATGGCACCGGGGATGGTGGCGGCAGAGATCGTGACGGGCACGGGGGCACGGGAGCAAAGCGCACTCTGCGCGGGCCGCTCCTGCTCCGCTCCACGGGAGATCAGGAGTCCACGTATGATCAGCGCCTTTTGGAATTGCGGGCGGATCATGATTGGATGCACGCCGATCCCTGGCGGATTCTGCGAATTCAATCGGAGTTTGTTTCCGGGTTTGATGCGTTAGCCGATCTTCCACCTGCCGTGAGCGTTTTTGGCTCTGCCCGCGTGGATAAAGCGCACCCGTATTATTCCTTGGGGGTGGAAGTGGGGCGAGCGCTAGCGGAGGCACACTATGCGGTGGTTACCGGTGGCGGGCCGGGCCTGATGGAGGCCCCCAACCGTGGGGCGCAGGAGGCCGGTGGGCTTTCCGTGGGCCTGGGCATTGAATTGCCGCACGAGCAGCACCTTAATGAGTGGGTGGATGTGGGGCTGAACTTCCGCTATTTCTTCGTGCGCAAGGTGATGATCCTCAAGTACTCCCAGGGCTTTGTGTGTTTGCCGGGCGGCCTGGGCACTTTGGACGAGTTGTTTGAGGTGCTGTGCATGGTGCAAACGGGGAAGATGAGCAATTACCCCATTGTGCTCATGGGCACGGAGTATTGGGGTGGTTTGATCGAGTGGATACGGCACCGCTTGGTGGAGGAAAAGATGATCGCTCCCGATGACGCTCATCTTTTTCTGGTGACCGATTCCGTTTCTGAGGCCGTGGAGCACATTCGCTCGGTGCATAAGGCGGTGTTGGGCACGGCCCCGGAAGCCACCGCAGAACACAGCGGCGGAGAGCACAGCACCGCGCAATACAGCACCGCGCAGCAGCGAGGAGAAAGCAAGCAATGAGTCACGCAGAGGCACCCACGGTGATTCCGCAGGTCATGGCGATTGTTAATTGCACCCCGGATTCCTTTTATGACAAGGGCGCAACCTATCGGCATGAAGAGGCGCTGGATCGCGCGGAGGAGATGCTAGAGCAGGGTGCCTCGATCATCGACGTCGGCGGTGTCAAAGCGGGCCCGGGGCCGCTGGTGGATGCGCAAGAGGAGTCCCGGCGCATCATTCCGGTGATCGCGGAGCTGCACCGCAGGCACCCCGAGGCTTTGATTTCCGTGGATACCTGGCGTGCGGAGGTGGCCACCGAGGCCATCGCCGCCGGTGCCGGGTTGGTAAACGATACGTGGGCCGGTGCTGACCCGGAATTGGTGGAGGTTGCGGGGGCGCACGGCGTGGGTTATGTGTGTTCTCATACGGGCGGGGCCACCCCGCGCACACGCCCGCACCGGGTGCATTATGACGACGTGGTGGCGGACGTGATTGAGGAAACCACCGCCCTGGCCGAGCGCGCCGTGGCCTGTGGGGTGCCGCCGGAAAAAATCTTTATCGATCCCACCCATGACTTTGGCAAAAACTCCTTTCATGGCTTGGAATTGCTGCGGCGCGTGAAGGAATTGGTGGATACCGGCTGGCCGGTGCTCATGGCGCTTTCCAATAAGGATTTCGTGGGAGAGACGGTGGATCGCCCTGTCCGCGAGCGCGTGGCCGGGACGCTGGCGGCCACGGCCTGGGCCGCCCAGCACGGGGTGGCGGCGTTTCGCGTGCACGAGGTGGCACAGACCCTGGACGTGATCCGCATGACTGCGGCCATTCAGGGCACGATGGCTCCCTTGTCCACCATGCGAGGTCTGGCATGAGTTCCCCGGGGCAGGCGGGAGCACACGCTGGATTAGCGCACGTGAGCGTGGTGATTCCCGCTCTTAACGAGGAGGCCACGGTGGCGCGCGTGGTGCGCGCGGCCCTGGCCGATCGCCCGGGGCAGGTGCTGGTGATAGATGCGGATTCGCGGGACGCCACCGCTCGGCGCGCCGCC of Corynebacterium sp. 21KM1197 contains these proteins:
- a CDS encoding amino acid permease; translated protein: MTNQNDATQLGSGLKTRHLTMMGLGSAIGAGLFLGTGVGIRAAGPSILLAYIIAGAVVMAVMYMLGEMAAARPAPGSFATYARAAFGPWAGFTLGWLFWFMMIMVLGAEMTGAAAIMASWFGVEPWIPALVCVTLFAIINLAKVSGFGEFEFWFAFIKVSVIILFLVLGVLLIFGILPGHDFVGTQHFLGDGGFMPNGIPGLAAGLLAVAFAFGGIEIVTIAAAESENPQHAIKTAIRSTLWRIGLFYLGSVLVITFLLPASQIGGAETAAESPFTQVLKIADIPGVVGFMEAVIVVSLLSAFNAQIYASSRMAYSLAAEGHAPAALGKLSKDNVPFNAVLLSMVFAFASVGLQWWNPTGLLDFLLNAVGGILIVIWIMVAASYLKLHPQLERNGELSTVRVWGYPWLGWGTIAALLAFVVLMLFDDGSRSQIFSVLVMMAVLIVLSFLTNRGSTQVGSKA
- a CDS encoding TIGR00730 family Rossman fold protein, with product MRGPLLLRSTGDQESTYDQRLLELRADHDWMHADPWRILRIQSEFVSGFDALADLPPAVSVFGSARVDKAHPYYSLGVEVGRALAEAHYAVVTGGGPGLMEAPNRGAQEAGGLSVGLGIELPHEQHLNEWVDVGLNFRYFFVRKVMILKYSQGFVCLPGGLGTLDELFEVLCMVQTGKMSNYPIVLMGTEYWGGLIEWIRHRLVEEKMIAPDDAHLFLVTDSVSEAVEHIRSVHKAVLGTAPEATAEHSGGEHSTAQYSTAQQRGESKQ
- a CDS encoding amino acid permease; translated protein: MSTSTNTGLGHGLRTRHLTMMGLGSAIGAGLFLGTGVGIRAAGPAVLIAYLITGIITVLIMRMLGEMVAARPSSGSFSDYAEQAFGRWAGFSVGWLYWFMMVMIMGAEMTGAAAIMASWFGVPAWIPALVSVVILAAVNLLSVRGFGEFEFWFAFIKVAVIIAFLVIGALLIFGGLPGHSFVGTQNFLGEHGFMPHGWSGVAAGLLAVAFAFGGIEMVTIAAAESEDPQRSITTAVNSVIWRIGIFYIGSVLVIAFLLPFDTLGGANSAADSPYTLVLEQAQIPGVVGFMEVVIVVALLSAFNAQLYGSSRLCYSLAQRGDAPAIFARTGNNQVPTPALLLSVFFAFASVGLQWWNPTGLLDFLLNAVGGCLVVIWVSIIASYLRLHPQLVRNGEIAGVEMWGYPWAAWGTLLAVIAIVTLMLADAAARTQVYAVLVICGVILAIAFFTRRPATLSGTAHH
- the folP gene encoding dihydropteroate synthase — encoded protein: MSHAEAPTVIPQVMAIVNCTPDSFYDKGATYRHEEALDRAEEMLEQGASIIDVGGVKAGPGPLVDAQEESRRIIPVIAELHRRHPEALISVDTWRAEVATEAIAAGAGLVNDTWAGADPELVEVAGAHGVGYVCSHTGGATPRTRPHRVHYDDVVADVIEETTALAERAVACGVPPEKIFIDPTHDFGKNSFHGLELLRRVKELVDTGWPVLMALSNKDFVGETVDRPVRERVAGTLAATAWAAQHGVAAFRVHEVAQTLDVIRMTAAIQGTMAPLSTMRGLA
- the dapE gene encoding succinyl-diaminopimelate desuccinylase yields the protein MNASLDSSSGSSTHASTRTSPHREHKADGGNAENGFGQAQLLDLTGDPIALTAALVDIASPSHHEEDIANALESALRATVPPEVEVLRYHNNVLARTHRGLGSRVILAGHLDTVPLADNVPHRRGEDAQGRDTLFGCGTVDMKSGLAVYAQAFASLAGAENLRHDLTFIAYEGEEVATEFNGLGHIEKEHPEWLRGDIALLGEPSGGMIEAGCQGSIRLRVQATGARAHSARAWLGDNAIHRLSPVIERIAQYTPREAVEIDGCVYREGLNVVRLEAGVANNTIPDEAWFFVNFRFAPDRTSEQAMEHLLEVLGIEGEENLSYEVDDVAGAAAPGLGAPAAQDLVQAVGGQVRAKYGWTDVSRFGQLGIPAVNFGCGDPGYAHKKDEQCPVEHISAVSEVLHRYLTGA